cggccctgcggcccgaccccgctggccaacagctgcaatgagccctgtgtcaggcagtgccagagctccaccgttgccatccagccctcccccgtggtggtgaccctgcccggacccatcctcagctccttcccacagaacaccgttgtgggctcctccacctccgctgccgttggcagcatcctcagctgtgacggagtgcccatcaactctgggggctttgacctctcctgcattaccagccgctactgtggcagaaggtgccccccctgctaaaggtgctggcaaaGCCCCACGGACACACCTTGAGGAACTCCGAACATAGTGCTGGGCAGAGGATGAACATTTTGGAGGTTGTTTTCAGCATAGCTGAATGGCTTTgactttctctccttttcctttgtttgatTTGGTTCTCACTGACAGCAAGATCTTTCCAAGGCCAGCCTGGTGGGGACcatctgtctcctcttcctctacaGGACGGGCAGATAGACATCAGGCAGGAACTTTACAGCCAAGAACCACAGACCCTTGGTTGCCCTCAGGGCTCCCTGCACTGCTGACGTCGACTTGGAGTGACTTTGTTTCCCTCTTTGACTCATTAAAGTTATGCTGCATTCAAGCCTGGCCTCCATGTGGTACTTCCCTCTGTGGACAATCCCCAAGCTGCCAGCGGAGAAGGGTGTTGCTCTGGgtggaagggggtgagggcacaAGGAGACCCATCTCCATTCAGACAGAATGGGAGGTTGGGGCACCCTGCAGTGGCTCGTCTTGTGGGCATCATCCCTTGGAGCTGAGGAAGTcacccctggctcctctgctgccaCTGACCATCAGGCCTTGCCTTGCAAGACAAAAAGCTTCAGTCTCTCTTGCCCAGGGTCTTCCTTCCAAAGATGCTGGAGGGCTTCCTCAGACCAGGGGACATACCCCTCTCCTTCCACAGCTGCATGGCCCAGctgtcctcctcccagctcctgggcagGGACCAATGCTTCCTCCACCTTCTCATGGCCTATGGCCACTGCTTGGTTACCTGCACCCCACTGTGCCATGGGGCCATCACACATCAGGCTGTGTGTGCCTGGCTGGTGGCAGGGACATGGCTGGCTGgttctctgcctcctgctctgcacaCAATAGTCAACTCCCACTTGGTTTACTGTGGGCCCAGGcacatccaccacttctctggtgTTCCACCAGCCTTCCTGGACATGGCTTGTCTGATAACAGAGCTTCTGGAACCAACTCTGTtgggggagcaaaggaagaaactgGGGGGAGAAACGATCTCTTCTTCCTGTGTCTGAAATGCTCCTTCtgggtttctccctcctccagcagcaacaCCTGTGGCTTCCTCAGCCAAGGGCATTCTCAGCATCTCCACAATGAGGGGCCCTGGGGGATCTGGGGGCCCCAGTTATTGGAAGGGGCTGTTCTCAGTCAGCTGACAGTGgagtcctcacctccccagctagAATCACCTGCTCATCTGCACAGTCACTGCTAGGCCATCTGGGAGGTCAGGGTTTTTCACATCTTCCCCTGATGTCCTCAGCTCTATGAGGACACTGCTATTTCTCCTGGGAACAGGTGCCACAGATGCAGAGATGATGAGGACAAACTATGGGAAAGGCTGAGGTGTCAGCAGGGAACAGGATGAGGGATCAGTGGGTCATCCCCCACTCCCAGGGAGCACCTGGGGCACCCTTTGAAGTGCTGCACTGCCAGTGGTGGGTATAGGGTAACCCTGCACCCCAGAGCTGTAAGGGCATGTGAAGCTGTGGGGGATGGGCAGGTGGGGTGCCCCTCTCCCACGCCTTTTCCAGATCAACTCCCAAGTGATCCCAAGCACCAGTCAGGGCAGAGATAACAAACTGTTCATTATCGTTAGCTTACCCTGACCTGAGCAGGCACAGAcctgtgctgtgctgagctgcaCATATCACTTGGCAAAATTGCCATGAGCGTGTCCTTGTCTTGCCCTAGGAGTGAAGCTCCGTGCTTTCATATAAATGTCCTTTTGCTCAACAGTAGAAATTAGGAGTGGTTTATGTCCAAGGCAAACCCATGTAAAACTTAAAAGATGACAATGCCACTGAGTCTCAGCACGGGCAGGACTTGCACTATGTGCTAAACCCCAACTCGAGCTCCACCTCATGCTCCATAGGCCAGGGATCCCAGCAACTGAAGGGGCATAAAGTCAGAAGAGCTGCCCCCTTTCACCTTCTGTCTCAATGTTCGGGAATGCAGCTGGTCTGTTGATAAACTGattgaagaagagtttgaccttgacaagattccagtgTACCCTTAAGATAGGGAAGCTATGCTTAAAGCATATAACTTccaaggagctgctgactacatagcaggatgaagcaagcagggaggaaactgataaaggttatccaatgggaatgttaaaaacaactttttggcCAATTATATTGtgacactctggcacctgaaatatataaaaatgtatgcttttagtaataaaaaaaatagccaCTTGTTcacccatgtgagtgtgtgtgtgtgtctgtgtgtgtgtgtgtgtgtgtcgctttGTCCATCTCTACAGCGACATCTCAATTAATGGTATTTTTATTGATACTCTGTGGAGCCAGAGTCACATTTTTACCGGGATCTATCTACACCCATGCTCCAACTTTATCATTAAAAGAAACACAATTCCAATATTCTAGGAGGATTTCCCCTGTTCCAGACTGTGTCCATTGCCTTTCACACTGTCGCTGTGCTCAAGAAGAGTTTAGATCCATCTGGCCGTTCATCCTCCAGTCAAGTGTTAGAAGCATCAAAAAGCTCTCTCTTAAGCTTCTCTTTTGAAGGCTGAAGGAggccagttctctcagcctccccTCATGTCTTGTGAAAGTAcaaaattcactcaacagtcagaatccaatataactgttaagcagatattctttattagcaacgctggggttgccctggggattctccaccataagggctcccaagaactagcaagggacatcagtttacatacacacaaatcatagagacgcattagatttcctggagaGGGGTGTCatgataatgagttcctggaattcatttataTAGTCCAAGCATGCGTAGTAAAAGTAGAGCGAGGGTCTTCGATGGTCGAGGTCAGAAGTAGGTAGTCTTCTTCATGGTGTTCAttagttgaccttctttccagagcatgtgccGTGGAGTAAAGTCCAGGCGTCTTCTTCCTAACTCAGCAAGATCATCCTGCCTAGAtagtatctctgtgtccttttgttcaagtcccccttatcttagtttgcccaagtgtcaactgaaggctttgagtctgccATCAGTGACTTATAtagggagcgttttacttttgtctacACAAAGACGCCTCGGGAAAACaagagtccttgagaaacaaccAGAAGTAAAGCTTTCATGCATCatagtttagtcttaatcagaaattcatttattTGAGCCCTTTCACTTGTGTTACAGAAACACACAATTGGCACATTTGGAAGGAACTTCTACAGGTCAATGGGTCCAAACCCAGATCAGGAAGAGTGACCTAGACCTGGTTACAAAGGACAGTGTCCAAATGGATTTGGAGGACCTCCAAGGATGGAGTTTCCTCAGCCTCTCTGGGCGTGTTGGCCTACCACCATGGCAGATTTTTACAGCTCATCCCACAGCTTCCCCACTCCAGGAACAGACAGACTGAGCATAATAACAGATGTGTGCACAGAGGGACACACTAGAACCCAGAAATGCACATCCCAGAACTGCAGCCACCAGCAGTTTACTGTTGGGCAAAGAACTCACAGGGACTCAGAGACACAGGGACTCCCCCAGCCAAGTCCTGCTGAGTCCCCACCACTGCAGGAGAGACATGAAAAGCAGGGGGAGACCTCAAGGGGTTGAACAGAGCATCATGTCCAGTGCCTGGCTCATGGGTCTTTGTCCCAAGTCGAGGCTTTCACTGATCCCCAGAAGCAGGGCTAGGAGGACATTTGCCTTCCTTGGGTTTCTTTTGGCAAGGAGGTAACCCCACAGGAGCAGTCATGTCTCCTACCAAGAGTCCCCTTCTCCAAGAGGGGTCACTGGTGGACACTGAGGGAAGAGCAAGATTTGGACAGGCAGCTGCAATACTTCTCCTGAATactcagtgctgtgtccagctcacTTTCAGCAGCTCAGGATTGTTCCCGAGTCTGCTGTGGCAATGCACCCTCGTGGCaaggaaagccaacagcatcctggcctGCAGTAggaagagcatcaccagcaggacaagggacctgatccttcctctctactctaTGCTGGTGAGGCCACTTCTGGAGTGCtggatccagttctgggctccatAATGAACTTCTCCTGCCATCCAGTGTCCAGCCAGAGACAGGGGCTTGCACCCACCTCTCTCGGGGTTGGAGACAGGCCCCTTTGCAGCCCCTCAGGTGCTCCTTGTCCCTCCTCAGTAGTGTCTGAAGGGAGGTGGAACCAGGAACAGCTACAGGCACCTGGAAGCAGGAGTGTGACTCTCTGTGCCCACAGggattttctctcccttctccccacaccATGGATGAGGCCCTTCAAGGGAAATGTCTCTGGGA
This window of the Strix uralensis isolate ZFMK-TIS-50842 chromosome 22, bStrUra1, whole genome shotgun sequence genome carries:
- the LOC141953715 gene encoding feather keratin Cos1-2; the protein is MSCYDQCLPCRPCGPTPLANSCNEPCVRQCQSSTVAIQPSPVVVTLPGPILSSFPQNTVVGSSTSAAVGSILSCDGVPINSGGFDLSCITSRYCGRRCPPC